A genomic stretch from Desulfohalobium retbaense DSM 5692 includes:
- a CDS encoding dienelactone hydrolase family protein: MPISKRTICIADIFGTTPAFERLCQAIGGAVEVVDPYSGLQRKFASEQEAYAYFMTEVGLDRYSEMVRDQIAAAQDSACLVGFSVGAAVAWSLTGASLADQVSCGVCFYGSQIRHMLDIQPVVPVTCILPTSEPAFCVQTLAKALSGRNNVSVETTPYLHGFMNEVSANYDRQGCAVYLEWLQRM; this comes from the coding sequence GTGCCTATTTCCAAGCGAACGATTTGTATCGCGGACATTTTCGGCACAACGCCGGCCTTTGAGCGTCTTTGCCAGGCCATTGGCGGGGCAGTGGAGGTTGTCGACCCGTATTCTGGGCTCCAGAGGAAATTTGCCTCTGAGCAGGAGGCTTACGCCTATTTCATGACCGAAGTCGGCCTTGACCGGTACAGCGAAATGGTGCGTGATCAGATTGCGGCAGCTCAGGATTCCGCGTGCCTTGTCGGCTTCAGTGTTGGCGCCGCAGTCGCGTGGTCCCTCACCGGAGCATCTCTTGCGGACCAGGTAAGCTGCGGCGTGTGTTTCTATGGATCGCAGATCCGGCACATGCTCGATATCCAGCCTGTTGTTCCGGTGACATGCATCCTGCCAACCTCTGAACCGGCTTTTTGCGTGCAGACCCTGGCCAAGGCCTTGTCTGGCCGGAACAACGTCAGCGTCGAGACAACACCATATCTTCACGGCTTCATGAACGAAGTCTCCGCCAATTATGACCGGCAGGGCTGTGCGGTGTATCTGGAGTGGTTACAAAGAATGTGA
- a CDS encoding DUF2177 family protein, whose protein sequence is MPIATAFKVYGLMIPVFFILDMLWLGVVAKGFYQSRLAGLLSENVNWTAAVLFYLLFLVGLLFFVVLPAADRDSLLQGIFRGLFFGLITYATYDLTNLATLKNWPLTVALVDIVWGMVLCAAVGTAGVGFARWFS, encoded by the coding sequence ATGCCGATTGCAACTGCCTTCAAAGTGTACGGACTGATGATTCCGGTGTTTTTCATCTTGGATATGCTCTGGCTCGGGGTGGTGGCCAAGGGGTTCTATCAGTCCAGACTGGCCGGTTTGCTGAGCGAGAACGTGAATTGGACGGCCGCTGTACTTTTTTATCTGCTGTTTCTGGTCGGACTGTTGTTTTTTGTCGTCCTGCCGGCGGCGGACCGAGACTCCTTGCTCCAGGGGATCTTCCGCGGCCTCTTCTTCGGGCTGATCACCTACGCCACGTATGATCTGACCAATCTGGCCACATTGAAAAACTGGCCCCTGACCGTGGCCCTGGTGGACATCGTCTGGGGAATGGTGCTCTGCGCTGCTGTGGGCACGGCAGGTGTCGGTTTCGCCCGGTGGTTTTCTTGA
- a CDS encoding YdbL family protein: protein MGAVSTRLLVIGILSTALLCVATVQAQNKQAVVQSMKQRHAALLQAKDNGLVGEAWNGLVALVRDGAPQQVQNLVRAENEDRKTLFKIIADETGTSVPEVAMQNRIRMYRLAEGDHFVQDQDRNWVRKKNF, encoded by the coding sequence ATGGGTGCTGTGTCAACAAGATTACTGGTTATCGGAATCCTCTCCACTGCCCTGCTGTGTGTCGCTACAGTCCAGGCCCAGAACAAACAGGCGGTGGTCCAGAGCATGAAACAGCGGCATGCGGCACTGCTGCAGGCCAAGGATAACGGCCTGGTCGGCGAAGCCTGGAACGGGCTGGTCGCCCTGGTCCGGGACGGTGCGCCGCAACAGGTTCAAAACCTTGTCCGGGCTGAAAACGAAGACCGCAAGACGCTTTTCAAGATTATCGCTGACGAAACCGGGACCTCGGTGCCTGAGGTGGCCATGCAAAACAGGATCCGTATGTACCGGTTGGCTGAAGGCGACCACTTCGTGCAGGATCAGGATCGCAACTGGGTGCGAAAAAAGAATTTCTGA
- a CDS encoding AEC family transporter: protein MSLSILLTTFESVALLLGIGAFGLWIISRRILPQEALGTLSILALDISLPSLVFVNILKNFKPAEFPGWWLLPVWWAGFTLFQGALTAVLAWVSQQETRREFAVSLFFQNALFFPLAILMGMFGQDSTYIVQLFFFMLLFPSLLFSTAHLFFGISQQTFAWSKIFNKILLATILATTLRLTGTEGIVPGFVVSALGMIGDMTIPLLLMILGGNIYVDFKHKGSLYPVEVGKFVLIKNFLFPAIALGVLALIQPPYHIALLIILQASVPPITAIPILTERAGGNREIVNQFMFSSFAVSLVSIPLMIGLFGMIFHLPAP from the coding sequence ATGAGTCTGTCCATCTTACTGACAACCTTTGAATCCGTGGCCCTGCTGCTGGGCATCGGCGCCTTCGGGCTGTGGATCATCAGCCGGCGCATCCTGCCGCAGGAGGCATTGGGCACCCTGTCCATTCTGGCTTTGGACATCTCCCTGCCGAGCCTGGTTTTTGTGAACATCCTCAAGAATTTCAAGCCGGCTGAATTTCCGGGTTGGTGGCTTCTGCCGGTCTGGTGGGCCGGTTTCACGCTTTTCCAGGGCGCTTTGACCGCGGTTTTGGCCTGGGTTTCCCAGCAGGAGACCCGCCGGGAATTCGCTGTGAGCCTTTTTTTCCAAAACGCTCTCTTTTTTCCCCTGGCCATTTTAATGGGCATGTTCGGCCAGGATTCGACCTATATCGTGCAGCTCTTTTTCTTCATGCTGCTTTTTCCCTCATTGCTGTTCAGCACCGCCCATCTTTTTTTCGGCATCTCGCAGCAGACTTTTGCCTGGTCCAAGATCTTCAACAAGATCCTTTTGGCCACCATTCTGGCGACAACACTGCGCTTGACGGGCACGGAGGGCATTGTCCCGGGGTTCGTAGTCTCGGCCCTGGGCATGATCGGGGACATGACCATTCCGCTTTTGCTGATGATCCTCGGCGGCAATATCTACGTCGATTTCAAGCACAAAGGGAGCCTGTATCCGGTGGAGGTCGGGAAGTTCGTCCTGATCAAAAATTTTCTGTTCCCAGCCATTGCCCTCGGCGTGCTTGCCCTGATTCAGCCTCCGTACCATATTGCGTTGCTGATTATTTTGCAGGCCTCGGTTCCGCCGATCACCGCCATTCCCATTTTGACCGAGCGGGCCGGCGGCAACCGGGAGATCGTGAACCAGTTCATGTTCAGCAGTTTTGCGGTCTCACTGGTGTCTATCCCCTTGATGATCGGTTTGTTTGGCATGATTTTCCATCTGCCGGCACCATGA
- a CDS encoding SPFH domain-containing protein: MPTTLIFAGVLAALVIVIIVKTAVIVPQKSEFIIERLGKYNKTLGAGFHILVPFLDRVAYKYSLKEEVFDIPSQTCITKDNVTVEVDGLIYLQVMDSKQAAYGINDYRVASSQLAQTTLRSTIGKIDLDKTFEERESINGQVVDSIDQAAQAWGIKVLRYEVKDILPPESVKNAMEAQMTAEREKRATIAKSEGERQSTINRSEGDRQEAILRSEGEKQKRINEAEGQAQEILAIAKATGEGLKIIADQLNAPGGQAAANLRVAEQYVTQFGQLAQESNTLIIPSNVGDIAGMVTTAMSALSKMQPEAGK, from the coding sequence ATGCCGACCACTCTTATTTTTGCTGGGGTTTTAGCCGCGTTGGTCATAGTAATTATTGTAAAAACCGCTGTAATTGTTCCTCAAAAGAGTGAATTCATTATTGAGCGGCTAGGGAAGTACAACAAAACACTCGGGGCCGGTTTTCATATCTTGGTCCCCTTTCTCGATCGTGTGGCCTATAAGTATTCGTTAAAAGAAGAAGTTTTTGATATTCCCAGCCAAACGTGTATCACTAAAGATAATGTCACTGTGGAAGTCGATGGGCTGATTTATTTGCAGGTGATGGACAGCAAGCAAGCCGCCTACGGTATAAATGACTACCGCGTGGCTTCGTCGCAATTGGCGCAAACCACATTGCGTTCCACCATCGGCAAGATCGATCTGGACAAAACGTTTGAGGAACGGGAATCCATCAACGGCCAAGTAGTGGACTCTATTGACCAGGCCGCTCAAGCATGGGGAATCAAAGTCCTGCGCTATGAGGTCAAGGATATTTTGCCCCCGGAATCGGTCAAAAACGCTATGGAAGCACAAATGACCGCCGAACGGGAAAAACGGGCGACCATCGCCAAATCGGAAGGGGAGCGGCAGTCGACCATTAACCGTTCTGAAGGCGACAGGCAGGAAGCCATCTTGCGCTCGGAAGGGGAGAAGCAAAAGCGCATCAATGAAGCCGAGGGCCAGGCCCAGGAAATTTTGGCCATTGCCAAAGCTACCGGGGAAGGGCTCAAAATTATCGCTGACCAGCTCAATGCCCCTGGAGGGCAGGCGGCAGCGAATCTGCGGGTGGCTGAGCAATACGTGACCCAATTCGGTCAGCTGGCCCAGGAATCGAATACGCTCATCATCCCGAGCAATGTGGGAGATATTGCCGGAATGGTCACCACGGCCATGAGCGCCTTATCAAAGATGCAGCCTGAAGCTGGCAAATAA
- a CDS encoding intermembrane phospholipid transport protein YdbH family protein, with translation MPQTSPSHGRSLPRRLLAAMLFLLVLCLGGWLGAPLALEQLLLVQMREAGVEQPRVQVEALHPGRIALSGLSGANLGLEVQRAILHFSIQGLLQGSADKLEIHGLTWRLKWTKAGPDPGLPFRSPSSPGRPDSPLPLLPIKHIQVRSSYLQWQYADFAWPQPLAGDIRTQSEQGLLEFKLRSRLLGIPLRLEGEADLQQAILSAQARIPESGKPAAPLETQAPALQAGLNATWQQDLHGSGQGTLQAALQTANLRWPDYDVSLNKLVLDLRAEMDTDLHFEALDLDLRLAGLRLDQYLLSRLTIALDQTGTRLAVDCDLQQPAPVQLTCNGALSPIQDLRQKPASWQGDFIYELQGELPQSWLNTLAGAALLESSALPVTSSGRFQTRLKRTTKQFRWQADLQAEQTLIGPADLAWPKRGGRLEGVSSRAPLHAAFNDKGLEVTLSGDRSLGCQAADLTVDGENYALSSLWLKPQPGDRIRCRLTPDGHRFVELDVRLADPVRLQGPDIRVSLQQATLAGKLQRQHGHAWHGVVEAGLEGGRLAAPQQDLALTSVSASIPLILGDAQHEPGRFHVGGLRAKGTAVPGPQGNLRIRNRTLELGGRWQVLPDIALQMDVDLALGGGSVSGTGRVSSDWFALPEPEMLSRFSPALGDLDLDLSGSAKLDMRAELHGQQVLPWLEFNLRDAALQVPKQNLRLQGLNVSAAFDSLVPLQTAARQGMAVSFGALSWRDIEVRRGDLALRLVQDRLLLDSGSCRLAPQGALRIYEGRWDLEKAQGAARVYLEEIDALHLVQKLTGDKLVGSGRFSGSFALGWDGQGVNLDEGHLYALPGTGKLGIKDEAWMDKVLFYVRQSLAGQKYLSLLSDRLEQALREFEYDFFSLRLVPRESDIAAQIELRGQGVRGDPPQRVGSLVFNISDVQQALNQALHWGKKKAVRRALDELFGPAQ, from the coding sequence TTGCCCCAAACCAGCCCCAGCCACGGGCGCTCCCTGCCCCGCCGCCTGCTCGCGGCGATGCTGTTCCTGCTCGTCCTCTGCCTCGGGGGCTGGCTCGGCGCGCCGCTGGCCCTGGAGCAGCTTCTGCTGGTTCAGATGCGCGAAGCGGGCGTCGAACAGCCACGGGTCCAGGTCGAGGCCCTGCATCCGGGCCGTATCGCCTTAAGCGGCCTTTCCGGGGCCAATCTCGGCCTGGAGGTCCAGCGCGCGATCCTGCATTTCAGCATCCAGGGCCTGCTCCAGGGCAGTGCAGACAAACTGGAGATCCACGGGCTGACCTGGCGCCTGAAATGGACGAAGGCAGGCCCTGATCCCGGGTTGCCGTTCAGGAGCCCCTCCTCCCCTGGCAGGCCCGATTCCCCCCTGCCCTTGTTGCCGATCAAGCATATTCAGGTCCGCTCCTCGTATCTGCAGTGGCAGTACGCCGACTTTGCCTGGCCGCAACCGCTTGCCGGAGATATCCGGACGCAAAGCGAACAGGGGCTTCTCGAATTCAAGCTGCGAAGCCGTCTGCTGGGGATTCCGCTGCGTCTTGAAGGCGAGGCCGATCTGCAGCAGGCCATTCTCAGCGCTCAGGCCCGGATCCCGGAATCAGGCAAACCTGCGGCGCCGCTGGAAACCCAGGCCCCTGCTCTGCAGGCCGGTCTCAATGCCACGTGGCAGCAGGATCTGCACGGCTCTGGACAGGGCACTCTCCAAGCCGCTCTCCAGACCGCCAACCTGCGTTGGCCGGACTACGACGTCAGCCTCAACAAACTGGTCCTTGATCTGCGTGCGGAAATGGACACCGACCTGCACTTCGAGGCATTGGATCTTGATCTGCGCCTCGCCGGATTGCGTCTGGACCAGTATCTGCTCTCCCGCCTCACTATCGCGTTGGACCAAACTGGTACCCGACTCGCCGTGGACTGCGACCTGCAGCAACCAGCCCCAGTCCAGTTGACGTGTAACGGAGCCCTGAGCCCCATTCAGGATCTTCGACAGAAGCCTGCGTCCTGGCAGGGGGATTTCATCTATGAACTCCAGGGCGAACTGCCGCAGTCCTGGCTGAACACCCTGGCCGGCGCGGCATTGCTCGAATCGTCCGCACTGCCTGTTACAAGCAGCGGCCGGTTCCAGACCCGCCTGAAGCGGACCACGAAGCAATTCCGCTGGCAGGCAGACCTGCAGGCGGAGCAGACCTTGATCGGACCGGCAGATCTGGCCTGGCCCAAACGAGGGGGCCGTCTGGAGGGTGTTTCCAGCCGGGCGCCCCTGCATGCGGCCTTCAACGACAAGGGACTTGAGGTCACCCTTTCCGGTGACCGCTCCCTCGGGTGCCAAGCCGCCGATCTCACAGTGGACGGCGAAAACTATGCATTGTCCTCCCTGTGGCTGAAACCCCAGCCCGGCGACAGGATCCGCTGCCGTCTCACACCTGACGGCCACCGCTTTGTGGAACTGGATGTACGTCTGGCAGACCCCGTTCGCCTCCAGGGACCGGACATCCGTGTGTCGCTGCAACAGGCAACCCTCGCTGGAAAACTCCAGCGCCAGCACGGCCATGCCTGGCACGGCGTTGTCGAAGCTGGCCTGGAAGGAGGCCGCCTTGCCGCGCCGCAACAGGATCTGGCCCTGACCTCCGTGTCTGCCAGCATCCCGCTGATTCTGGGAGATGCGCAGCACGAGCCCGGGCGATTTCATGTCGGGGGCCTCCGGGCCAAGGGAACAGCTGTCCCCGGTCCGCAGGGCAATCTGCGGATCCGCAACAGGACACTTGAACTGGGCGGCCGCTGGCAGGTCCTGCCGGACATTGCGCTGCAAATGGATGTGGATTTGGCCCTTGGCGGTGGCTCTGTTTCCGGCACCGGCAGGGTGTCCAGCGACTGGTTTGCGCTGCCAGAACCAGAAATGCTGTCCCGATTCAGCCCGGCGCTCGGGGACCTTGATCTGGACCTCTCCGGCAGTGCCAAGCTGGATATGCGTGCTGAACTGCACGGGCAGCAGGTTCTGCCTTGGTTAGAGTTCAACCTCCGCGACGCAGCGCTTCAGGTGCCGAAGCAGAATCTGCGACTGCAGGGCCTGAACGTTTCCGCCGCCTTTGACAGCCTGGTCCCGTTGCAAACCGCGGCACGGCAGGGTATGGCAGTATCATTTGGAGCGTTGTCCTGGCGGGACATCGAGGTGCGCCGCGGCGATCTGGCCCTGCGCCTGGTGCAGGACAGATTGCTTCTGGACAGCGGCTCCTGCAGGCTGGCGCCTCAAGGTGCTTTACGGATCTACGAGGGGCGCTGGGACCTGGAAAAAGCCCAAGGAGCGGCCCGTGTCTATCTTGAGGAGATAGACGCCTTGCACCTGGTCCAGAAACTGACTGGGGACAAACTGGTGGGCAGCGGACGCTTCAGTGGCAGTTTTGCGCTGGGCTGGGACGGCCAGGGGGTCAATCTGGACGAGGGCCATCTGTACGCCCTGCCGGGGACAGGAAAGCTGGGCATCAAGGATGAGGCCTGGATGGACAAAGTGCTCTTCTATGTCCGGCAAAGCTTGGCGGGTCAGAAGTACTTGTCCCTGCTCAGCGACCGTCTGGAGCAAGCCCTGCGCGAATTTGAGTACGACTTCTTTTCTCTGCGCCTGGTACCCCGGGAGTCCGATATCGCAGCCCAAATAGAACTGCGCGGACAAGGGGTCAGAGGGGACCCGCCCCAACGGGTGGGCAGCCTGGTGTTCAATATCAGTGATGTGCAGCAGGCGCTCAATCAGGCCCTGCACTGGGGCAAAAAGAAAGCGGTGCGCCGGGCCTTGGACGAATTGTTCGGCCCCGCCCAATGA
- a CDS encoding DUF302 domain-containing protein, with translation MHKTRLYTAETTKSMDGFLQDLNTAAQKRGFFIHNEDKMEMAHTFGKHGIEVAEGFDLHMIQICKPEKAAPSLGTNPERAALMPKFIITFSKGDTVQIRMLAYGQELIEELIGDSAFAESVQGSYQAIIDIIEEAKNGN, from the coding sequence ATGCACAAGACTCGGCTGTATACCGCTGAAACGACCAAATCCATGGATGGCTTTCTCCAGGATCTGAATACCGCAGCTCAGAAACGGGGATTTTTCATCCACAATGAAGACAAAATGGAAATGGCCCATACCTTCGGCAAACACGGCATTGAAGTGGCCGAAGGATTTGATCTGCACATGATCCAGATCTGCAAGCCGGAGAAGGCGGCGCCCAGCCTGGGCACCAATCCGGAGCGGGCCGCCTTGATGCCCAAGTTCATCATCACCTTCAGCAAAGGGGACACGGTCCAGATCCGAATGCTGGCCTACGGGCAGGAACTGATTGAGGAACTCATCGGCGACAGCGCCTTCGCTGAATCGGTACAGGGATCCTATCAAGCCATTATCGATATCATTGAAGAAGCCAAAAACGGCAACTGA
- a CDS encoding diguanylate cyclase: MKKSASNSVSLQISELEAENARLRAELAIARDELETIFDHSMMGVALVDHNRKILTTNQRFLDILGYTSLHEILGQQTHKLHVSHKDFEGFGEHYDTTLRHSGVVHVATPMRRKDGSEIWLDLVGRAIDRTTPPDLSKGVLWMAYDLTDIRQAYQQLREANAELEGFFANCMIGIIILRGGRRIRRVNQRLADILGDKPPEWYQGKCVSEFHVSQEKFEEFGRLFYNSLVLRDHSQVEFELRRVDGSPVWVSVSGKALDDATPPDLDKGVIWMVDDISTRKEAEEQLARIATTDSLTNVSTRQHFMELANRALAQHLRNSRPLTVCMLDIDHFKQINDTYGHGTGDRALAWFAETVSGELRATDIIGRFGGEEFCIVLPETDQDEAQQVAHRIRTAVTGGSSAAASPIPPITVSIGIALADTPASMEAVIQLADRALYAAKAKGRNRAEIDETMVRG, encoded by the coding sequence ATGAAAAAGAGTGCAAGCAATTCAGTATCCTTACAAATCAGTGAATTGGAAGCTGAAAACGCGCGATTACGGGCTGAGCTGGCAATCGCGCGCGACGAACTGGAGACCATCTTCGATCACAGCATGATGGGCGTGGCCCTTGTCGACCACAACCGGAAGATCCTCACGACCAATCAGCGATTTCTGGACATCCTCGGCTACACCTCTCTGCACGAAATTCTCGGCCAGCAGACTCACAAGCTGCATGTTTCCCATAAGGATTTCGAAGGATTTGGGGAGCACTACGATACGACCCTGCGCCATAGCGGCGTTGTGCACGTGGCGACCCCGATGCGGCGCAAAGATGGGTCCGAGATCTGGCTGGATCTCGTGGGCAGGGCGATAGACCGCACGACGCCACCGGATCTGAGCAAAGGCGTGTTATGGATGGCCTACGATCTGACGGATATCCGTCAGGCGTATCAGCAACTCAGGGAGGCCAATGCCGAACTGGAAGGATTCTTCGCAAACTGCATGATTGGTATTATCATCCTGCGCGGGGGACGCCGTATCCGCCGGGTCAACCAGCGTTTGGCCGACATCCTCGGTGATAAGCCTCCAGAATGGTACCAAGGGAAATGCGTCAGCGAGTTCCATGTCTCTCAGGAGAAATTCGAAGAATTCGGTCGCCTCTTTTATAATTCGTTGGTTTTGCGCGACCACAGTCAGGTGGAATTTGAACTCAGGCGAGTGGATGGCTCCCCCGTCTGGGTGAGCGTGTCCGGCAAGGCCCTGGATGACGCCACACCCCCGGATCTGGACAAGGGGGTCATTTGGATGGTCGATGATATTTCGACCCGGAAGGAGGCTGAGGAACAGCTGGCCCGGATCGCGACGACCGATTCATTGACCAATGTCAGCACCCGGCAGCATTTCATGGAATTGGCAAACAGGGCCTTGGCGCAGCATCTCAGAAATTCCCGGCCGCTGACCGTTTGTATGCTGGATATCGATCATTTCAAACAAATCAATGACACCTATGGGCATGGAACGGGCGACCGAGCCTTGGCCTGGTTTGCAGAAACAGTCTCCGGAGAATTGCGGGCCACAGACATCATCGGCCGATTTGGCGGAGAAGAGTTTTGCATTGTCTTGCCGGAAACGGACCAGGATGAGGCGCAGCAGGTGGCGCACCGTATCAGGACCGCTGTGACGGGCGGGTCGTCCGCGGCTGCGTCGCCGATCCCGCCGATAACCGTGAGCATCGGGATTGCCCTGGCAGATACCCCTGCGTCCATGGAAGCCGTCATTCAACTCGCGGACCGAGCTTTGTATGCGGCCAAAGCCAAGGGACGGAATCGGGCGGAGATTGATGAGACAATGGTGAGGGGGTAG
- a CDS encoding uracil-DNA glycosylase produces the protein MDSRLERLRDQITACRRCDLAETRTNALPGAGNIHARLMIVAQAPGDQEDREGRHFIGPSGRVFDRLLDQAGVARAELFLTNLLKCRLPKNRRPKQREIIACLPFLEQEIDIVEADILVPLGFYATRAVLDLNVLPFPQAKAESPESFGRVQWNGRKKVFPLPHPAALLYNPAFEEAAQEQYATLKTLTTPCKWYRLCPMRRFVEQGRLEQAWIELYCTGDWSRCVRFHQEEQGIAHPDWMLPDGSLDAELREISIAG, from the coding sequence ATGGATTCCCGCCTGGAGCGCCTCCGAGACCAGATCACTGCCTGCAGACGATGCGACCTGGCTGAGACCCGGACCAACGCCCTGCCCGGGGCAGGGAATATCCACGCCCGGCTGATGATCGTGGCCCAGGCGCCGGGAGATCAGGAAGATCGGGAAGGGCGCCATTTCATCGGTCCGTCAGGCCGGGTCTTTGATCGTTTGCTCGATCAAGCTGGCGTCGCCAGGGCGGAGCTGTTCCTGACCAATCTCCTGAAATGCCGCTTACCCAAAAATCGGCGCCCCAAACAGCGGGAGATCATTGCCTGCTTGCCGTTTCTCGAGCAGGAAATCGACATCGTGGAAGCGGATATTCTGGTGCCGCTTGGCTTTTATGCCACGCGCGCCGTTCTTGACCTGAATGTTCTCCCCTTTCCCCAGGCCAAAGCTGAATCCCCGGAGTCCTTCGGGCGTGTGCAGTGGAACGGCCGCAAAAAAGTCTTTCCACTGCCCCATCCGGCGGCCCTGCTGTATAACCCCGCCTTTGAGGAAGCTGCCCAAGAGCAGTACGCGACCCTCAAGACCCTTACCACGCCCTGCAAATGGTACCGGTTGTGCCCCATGCGCAGATTTGTCGAGCAAGGGAGACTCGAGCAAGCCTGGATCGAATTGTATTGCACCGGTGACTGGTCCCGTTGCGTTCGATTCCACCAAGAGGAGCAGGGGATTGCCCATCCGGACTGGATGTTGCCGGATGGGAGTCTTGATGCTGAACTGCGTGAGATCTCAATAGCCGGGTGA
- a CDS encoding cation:proton antiporter family protein, which produces MLVLLVSFAFGFGYALSRIGLPPMVGFLLAGFVYNIAGFVPPSGLDLVSDLGITLLLFSIGLKLDLKGLLRAEIWASATAQILLTTGVLSGLLLLAQNVLSISLLDLSWPALIILGFALSFSSTVYAVKILEDKGDMSALYGKLAIGILIIQDLFAVLFLSLTAGKAPSLWALGILALPLLRPVLYRLLDGSGRGELFILCGLFFALGIGAELFALVGLKPDLGALVVGVLIAGHPRASELSKALFGFKELMLVGFFLSIGMTGLPTWEMLAAACVLCLVLPLKTGLYYGIVSRFGLRARTSLFSSLTLTNFSEFGLIVAAIAVEQNLLPANWLLVMALAVSISFAFSSPLSYYAESLYQYFSSWLRPFDPQRVHPWDAPIELGRARAVIFGMGRIGTGAYDVLQEEFGNAVCGVDHAPASVDANRAQGRNVLLGDACDTDFWLKLKRDEDLELVILAMPNHQGNVFAVHQLRNHGFQCTVVAIAKYQEEVDAFTEMGVCSAFNLYERAGAGLARKALQGCALRHQSEDSASGQ; this is translated from the coding sequence ATGCTCGTTCTCCTGGTGAGTTTCGCCTTTGGCTTCGGATACGCGTTATCCAGAATCGGCCTGCCCCCCATGGTGGGCTTTCTTTTGGCCGGTTTTGTCTACAATATCGCCGGCTTCGTTCCGCCAAGCGGTCTCGACCTCGTTTCTGATCTGGGTATTACGCTGCTCCTCTTTTCCATTGGCCTCAAGCTGGACCTCAAAGGCTTACTCCGGGCCGAGATCTGGGCCAGCGCCACTGCGCAGATACTGCTCACCACCGGTGTTCTGTCCGGTCTTTTGCTTCTGGCCCAAAATGTCCTGTCCATATCTTTGCTGGACCTTTCCTGGCCGGCGCTGATTATCCTGGGTTTCGCCCTCTCTTTTTCGAGTACAGTCTACGCGGTCAAGATCCTGGAAGACAAAGGGGATATGTCGGCCCTGTACGGCAAGCTCGCCATCGGCATCCTGATTATCCAGGATCTCTTCGCTGTGCTGTTTCTGAGCCTCACGGCGGGGAAAGCGCCCAGTCTCTGGGCGCTTGGGATTCTGGCCCTGCCACTTCTCAGGCCCGTACTCTACCGTCTTTTGGATGGGTCCGGCCGGGGCGAATTGTTTATTTTGTGCGGCCTGTTCTTCGCACTGGGGATCGGTGCGGAATTGTTTGCCCTCGTCGGGCTGAAGCCAGACCTGGGCGCCTTGGTGGTCGGGGTCCTGATCGCTGGACACCCCCGGGCCTCGGAATTGTCCAAGGCCCTGTTCGGATTCAAAGAACTCATGCTGGTCGGCTTTTTCCTCTCCATTGGGATGACCGGTCTGCCGACCTGGGAGATGCTCGCCGCCGCCTGCGTGCTGTGTCTGGTCCTGCCGCTGAAGACCGGGCTGTACTACGGCATCGTCAGTCGTTTTGGTCTCCGGGCCCGGACCAGTCTGTTTTCTTCCCTGACCCTGACCAACTTTTCCGAGTTCGGCCTCATTGTCGCCGCTATCGCTGTGGAGCAGAATCTGCTTCCAGCCAACTGGCTTTTGGTCATGGCGCTGGCCGTAAGTATCAGCTTCGCGTTTTCGTCGCCGCTGAGCTATTATGCCGAGTCGTTGTACCAGTACTTCAGTTCCTGGCTACGGCCCTTCGACCCCCAGCGGGTCCATCCCTGGGACGCGCCCATTGAACTGGGCCGGGCGCGGGCTGTGATTTTCGGCATGGGCCGTATCGGCACCGGCGCCTACGACGTATTGCAGGAGGAGTTTGGCAATGCGGTTTGCGGCGTGGACCATGCACCGGCCTCAGTCGATGCAAACCGCGCCCAAGGACGCAATGTCTTGCTGGGCGATGCCTGTGACACCGACTTCTGGCTCAAGCTCAAACGAGATGAGGACCTGGAACTCGTGATCCTGGCCATGCCCAATCATCAGGGCAATGTGTTCGCGGTGCACCAGCTTCGCAACCACGGCTTTCAATGTACGGTGGTTGCCATAGCCAAGTATCAGGAAGAAGTTGATGCGTTTACGGAAATGGGCGTGTGCAGTGCGTTTAATCTCTACGAACGAGCCGGAGCCGGACTCGCCCGAAAAGCGTTGCAAGGCTGCGCCCTGCGACACCAATCTGAGGACTCCGCCTCCGGCCAGTGA